In Sporichthya brevicatena, the following proteins share a genomic window:
- a CDS encoding SDR family NAD(P)-dependent oxidoreductase: MAGRLEGKVAIITGAGSGLGREAAQLFAAEGASIVVMDVLGDRAEATVQLLEDADRPAVAVVGDTTVEADVARTVETALERFGKLDIMWANAGIVSRGGVPTVMGGESLAFEDFPLEDWNEVIGVNLTGPFLCAKHAVKPLRENGGGVILMTSSAASFAAYHSISPYMASKSGVNGLVRGLSLDLGKWGIRVCGIAPTHGMSPNFLMERGAPVVGQSYEQVAGPWDKRVTPIPLKLDRPPTLRDNANVALFLASDEAAYLSGQTMVSTDGGTLARVAIPFPEDQPDLS; this comes from the coding sequence ATGGCCGGCAGGCTCGAAGGCAAGGTCGCGATCATCACCGGAGCCGGGTCCGGCCTGGGCCGGGAGGCGGCGCAGCTCTTCGCCGCCGAGGGCGCCAGCATCGTCGTGATGGACGTGCTCGGTGACCGCGCCGAGGCGACGGTCCAGCTCCTGGAGGACGCCGACCGCCCCGCGGTCGCGGTCGTCGGTGACACCACCGTCGAGGCCGACGTCGCGCGCACGGTCGAGACCGCCCTGGAGCGCTTCGGCAAGCTCGACATCATGTGGGCGAACGCCGGCATCGTCAGCCGCGGCGGCGTCCCCACCGTTATGGGCGGTGAGTCGCTCGCGTTCGAGGACTTCCCCCTCGAGGACTGGAACGAGGTCATCGGGGTCAATCTGACCGGCCCGTTCCTGTGCGCGAAGCACGCGGTCAAGCCGCTGCGCGAGAACGGCGGCGGCGTCATCCTCATGACCTCGTCGGCGGCCTCGTTCGCGGCGTACCACAGCATCTCGCCGTACATGGCCTCGAAGTCCGGCGTGAACGGCCTTGTCCGCGGGCTCTCGCTCGACCTCGGCAAGTGGGGCATCCGTGTCTGCGGCATCGCCCCGACGCACGGCATGTCCCCGAACTTCCTCATGGAGCGGGGCGCCCCGGTCGTCGGCCAGTCCTACGAGCAGGTCGCCGGCCCGTGGGACAAGCGCGTCACGCCGATCCCGCTCAAGCTCGACCGTCCGCCGACGCTGCGCGACAACGCGAACGTCGCGCTGTTCCTGGCCTCCGACGAGGCCGCCTACCTCTCCGGCCAGACGATGGTCTCGACCGACGGCGGCACGCTCGCCCGCGTCGCGATCCCGTTCCCCGAGGACCAGCCCGACCTCAGCTGA
- a CDS encoding cytochrome P450, which produces MPTEFESVPEHLRTDFDIFDESMAQPVDRVQDILAEMAQKSPIYFSSKYGGHWVVLGYEEVHQVMRDPYTFSSYPNNLVPHGAGKFLPLELDPPEHTLYRHALQPLFNPKRMAALEPNIRRIVNELIDGFAHRGEAEFVSEFAHELPARVFLALMDWPLEDADFFTHATDVTLHGVPGGTEEESHAARMQAGVDMFTYYSKVVADRRARGPEADDITSQIVHQSIGTGDEERPLTDEELANMFFLLCIAGLHTVQGTLGWSMMHLSENPDERKKLVEDPSLIPAAVEEMLRMEGAVSAGRRATKDTEIAGQPIQEGDRVLVVLSAANRDDSEFDAPDVVRITREPNRHLSFGAGPHRCLGSHLARVEIRIALEELHRRIPDYRIDPSKPSVFNAGQVRGVVTLPVLFTPEQVPAGASA; this is translated from the coding sequence ATGCCCACCGAGTTCGAGTCCGTCCCCGAGCACCTGCGCACCGACTTCGACATCTTCGACGAGTCGATGGCCCAGCCCGTGGACCGGGTGCAGGACATCCTGGCCGAGATGGCGCAGAAGTCGCCGATCTACTTCTCGAGCAAGTACGGCGGCCACTGGGTCGTCCTCGGCTACGAGGAGGTGCACCAGGTCATGCGTGACCCGTACACCTTCTCCAGCTACCCCAACAACCTGGTGCCGCACGGCGCCGGCAAGTTCCTGCCGCTCGAGCTCGACCCGCCGGAGCACACGCTCTACCGGCACGCGCTGCAGCCGCTGTTCAACCCGAAGCGCATGGCCGCGCTCGAGCCGAACATCCGCCGCATCGTCAACGAGCTCATCGACGGGTTCGCCCACCGCGGTGAGGCCGAGTTCGTCTCCGAGTTCGCGCACGAGCTCCCGGCGCGCGTCTTCCTCGCGCTGATGGACTGGCCGCTCGAGGACGCCGACTTCTTCACCCACGCGACGGACGTGACGCTGCACGGTGTCCCCGGTGGCACCGAGGAGGAGTCGCACGCCGCCCGTATGCAGGCCGGCGTCGACATGTTCACGTACTACTCGAAGGTCGTCGCGGACCGTCGCGCCCGCGGCCCCGAGGCCGACGACATCACCTCGCAGATCGTCCACCAGTCGATCGGCACCGGTGACGAGGAGCGCCCGCTCACCGACGAAGAGCTCGCGAACATGTTCTTCCTGCTCTGCATCGCCGGTCTGCACACCGTGCAGGGCACGCTCGGCTGGTCGATGATGCACCTGTCGGAGAACCCGGACGAGCGTAAGAAGCTCGTCGAGGACCCCTCGCTCATCCCGGCCGCGGTCGAGGAGATGCTCCGCATGGAGGGCGCCGTCTCCGCCGGCCGCCGCGCGACCAAGGACACCGAGATCGCCGGCCAGCCGATCCAGGAGGGCGACCGCGTCCTGGTCGTCCTGTCCGCGGCGAACCGCGACGACTCGGAGTTCGACGCCCCCGACGTCGTCCGCATCACCCGCGAGCCGAACCGTCACCTGTCCTTCGGCGCCGGCCCGCACCGCTGCCTGGGCTCGCACCTCGCGCGCGTCGAGATCCGCATCGCGCTCGAGGAGCTGCACCGCCGCATCCCCGACTACCGCATCGACCCGAGCAAGCCGAGTGTCTTCAACGCCGGCCAGGTTCGCGGTGTCGTGACGCTGCCGGTGCTGTTCACGCCGGAGCAGGTCCCCGCGGGGGCGTCGGCATGA